TTACATGGATTTACTGACATATCACCTTCACGGCTATTTTCACCAATGATCAAGCCTCCATAAACCTGCACACCTGGACTTACAAATAACACACCTCGTTGTTGTAAGTTATCTAAAGCATAACCAGTTGTGCTACCTGGCTCCATTGAAACAATAGCACCTTTAGTACGGGTCGGAATATCACCTTTATATGGTTGATAACCAGAAAAATGACAATTAAACAAACCAGTTCCTCGTGTATCGGTTAAAAATTGGCTACGAAATCCGAGTAATCCACGAGATGGCACTTCAAACTCCATACGTAAACGGTTATTTTTAAGCGGCTCCATATGCTTTAATTCAGCTTTCTTTCTGCCTAACTTTTCCATTACGACACCTTGATGATCATTATCTACTTCGATCATTACAAATTCTACAGGCTCATGCTTGGTGCCATCAATAGTTTTATAAATCACTTCTGGTGCAGAAAGTTGAAACTCAAAGCCTTCACGACGCATATTTTCAAATAAAATACCAAGATGCAGCTGACCTCGCCCAGATACTTTAAATGTTTCTGGTGAATCAGTTGGTTCTACGCGTAATGCCACGTTTGTTTTTAATTCTTTTTCTAAACGTTCCTTAATTTGACGAGACGTCAATAAAGAACCATCTTTTCCGCTAAATGGTGAATCGTTAACTGATAGAAATACTGATAATGTCGGTTCATCAATTGATACATAATCACACGGAGTCGGGTTTTCCGGCATACAAATAGTAGAACCAATCATAACCGGATCATTAAATCCAGTTACTGCTACAATATTACCATATTCTGCGGTTTCTACTTCTTTTTTGCTTAAACCATCAAATACATACATTTTGGTAATTTTTGTTGGTCTGCCAATTTTGCCATCTCTGCAACATACAATTTGTTGGCCAACTGATAATGAACCACTAAATATTCTACCAATTGCAATAGTTCCCAAAAAATCTGAATAATCGAGGTTGGTTACCAATAATTGCAAATATTCTGCACGGGGTTTTGGTGCTGGTACTTGCTTGATAATGGCATCCAATAAAGGAGACATATCGCCACTCATCAGAGTAGAATCTTGATTTACAAAGCCTAATTTAGCCGAACCATATAAAATAGGGAATTCTAGTTGGCTTTCATCAGTTGCATAATCTAAAAATAAGTCATTAATTTCATTTTCTACGCGATCAATTTCTGCATCGGGACGGTCAATCTTATTAATAAGAACTAAAGGCTTAAGATTTAATTCCAAAGCTTTACGGAGTACAAATCGGGTACCAGGCAATACACCTTCTGCCGCATCAACTAAAAGCAAGAAGCCTTCAACCATCTGCAGAGTACGTTCTACTTCGCCACCAAAGTCAGTATGCCCCGGTGTATCAACAATGTTGATCCGGTGATCATTATAAGCAATACCAGTTTGTTTGGCTAAAATCGTAATCCCACGTTCTTTTTCCAAATCATTTGAATCCATCACTCGATCAGCAGATGCATCAAATTGCATTCCTGCTTGCTTTAAAAGCTTATCTACCAGTGTGGTTTTTCCATGATCAACATGGGCAATAATGGCTATATTTCGTATTTTTTCTGACA
The genomic region above belongs to Candidatus Babeliales bacterium and contains:
- the typA gene encoding translational GTPase TypA: MSEKIRNIAIIAHVDHGKTTLVDKLLKQAGMQFDASADRVMDSNDLEKERGITILAKQTGIAYNDHRINIVDTPGHTDFGGEVERTLQMVEGFLLLVDAAEGVLPGTRFVLRKALELNLKPLVLINKIDRPDAEIDRVENEINDLFLDYATDESQLEFPILYGSAKLGFVNQDSTLMSGDMSPLLDAIIKQVPAPKPRAEYLQLLVTNLDYSDFLGTIAIGRIFSGSLSVGQQIVCCRDGKIGRPTKITKMYVFDGLSKKEVETAEYGNIVAVTGFNDPVMIGSTICMPENPTPCDYVSIDEPTLSVFLSVNDSPFSGKDGSLLTSRQIKERLEKELKTNVALRVEPTDSPETFKVSGRGQLHLGILFENMRREGFEFQLSAPEVIYKTIDGTKHEPVEFVMIEVDNDHQGVVMEKLGRKKAELKHMEPLKNNRLRMEFEVPSRGLLGFRSQFLTDTRGTGLFNCHFSGYQPYKGDIPTRTKGAIVSMEPGSTTGYALDNLQQRGVLFVSPGVQVYGGLIIGENSREGDMSVNPC